A region of Salvelinus alpinus chromosome 24, SLU_Salpinus.1, whole genome shotgun sequence DNA encodes the following proteins:
- the LOC139552074 gene encoding prostaglandin E2 receptor EP4 subtype-like gives MSGMNNGTMTSGPREPTIPVIMFIFGVVGNVIAIVVLRKSRKEQKETTFYTLVCGLAVTDLLGTLLASPVTIATYVQGKWPGGESLCQYSGFILLFFFLVGLSIICAMSIERYLAINHAYFYNHYVDQKIAALTLAGIYISNALFCALPAMGLGKVNKQFPGTWCFIDWRTNDSTHAAFSYMYAGVSSFLILATVICNVLVCGALIMMHKRFIRRTSLGTDQGGRIADLRRRRSFQRMAGAEIQMVILLIATSVVVLICSIPLVLRIFVNQLSRIEFDARSTPIEKNPDLHAIRIASVNPILDPWIYILLRKTVLLKLVEKIKYLFCRLGSQGRGSGVSGQFCCGGEGHRNSSIVSLDSPSLVSRELKDVISTSQTFLYLPEGTKGGLGEFRGTGGEGRPSLPAVERSLLQDQQTPAGKGMQKDPKKGPRISMRSEGTVDPSRLNRVQLDRKDKTLHVTFTDETLNLQEKCI, from the exons ATGTCGGGTATGAATAACGGCACGATGACAAGTGGGCCCCGGGAGCCTACTATCCCGGTGATTATGTTTATATTCGGAGTGGTGGGGAACGTCATCGCCATCGTGGTGCTCCGAAAGTCTCGGAAGGAACAGAAGGAAACCACCTTTTACACCCTGGTGTGCGGGCTTGCAGTGACCGACCTTTTGGGCACGCTACTGGCCAGCCCCGTCACCATCGCCACCTATGTGCAAGGGAAGTGGCCGGGTGGAGAGTCACTGTGTCAGTACTCCGGCTTCatccttctcttcttctttctaGTCGGCCTCAGCATTATCTGTGCCATGTCCATAGAGAGATACCTGGCTATAAACCATGCGTATTTCTACAACCATTACGTGGACCAAAAAATTGCGGCGTTGACGCTTGCGGGCATCTACATCTCCAACGCGCTGTTCTGCGCGCTGCCTGCCATGGGGCTGGGGAAAGTGAATAAACAGTTCCCAGGGACCTGGTGCTTCATCGACTGGCGGACTAATGACTCCACGCACGCCGCCTTCTCCTACATGTACGCCGGGGTGAGCTCCTTTCTTATCCTGGCCACGGTGATATGCAACGTGCTGGTATGCGGGGCGCTGATTATGATGCACAAGCGGTTCATCCGTAGAACATCGCTGGGCACGGACCAGGGAGGACGCATAGCGGACCTGAGGCGCAGACGGAGCTTCCAACGCATGGCCGGCGCAGAGATCCAGATGGTCATTCTGCTCATCGCTACCTCCGTGGTTGTTCTCATCTGCTCCATACCGTTGGTG cTGCGGATTTTTGTAAACCAGCTGTCCAGGATTGAATTTGACGCCCGTTCAACTCCCATAGAGAAGAACCCAGATCTCCACGCCATCCGCATTGCCTCCGTCAACCCCATCCTTGACCCCTGGATCTACATCCTGCTGAGGAAGACCGTCCTACTGAAGCTGGTGGAGAAGATCAAGTATCTGTTCTGCCGCTTGGGCAGCCAGGGGCGGGGCTCAGGGGTCAGCGGTCAATTCTGCTGTGGAGGTGAAGGTCATCGGAATTCGTCCATCGTGTCCCTGGACTCCCCGTCACTAGTGTCCCGCGAGTTGAAGGACGTCATCAGCACCTCGCAGACATTTCTTTACCTTCCGGAGGGGACTAAAGGGGGGTTGGGGGAGTttagagggacagggggagagggaagacCTAGCCTCCCTGCTGTGGAGCGCTCCCTGCTCCAGGACCAACAGACACCAGCGGGTAAGGGGATGCAAAAGGATCCCAAAAAGGGCCCCAGGATATCAATGAGGTCAGAGGGGACAGTTGACCCTTCACGTCTGAACAGGGTGCAATTGGACCGAAAGGACAAGACTCTACATGTGACATTTACAGACGAGACACTGAACTTACAGGAGAAATGCATCTGA